From Virgibacillus ihumii, the proteins below share one genomic window:
- the rpiB gene encoding ribose 5-phosphate isomerase B, which produces MKIGIGSDHNGFEFKEEIKRFVEETTDHELVDYGCHVCDTVDYPDVAFDVSEAISKGDLDRGILICGTGIGVSIAANKYPGIRAALAHDTYGAERAQLSNNAQIITMGAQIIGANVGKKVVEAYLNAEWAEGSKRKVDKIIKKEKEFVAGE; this is translated from the coding sequence ATGAAAATCGGTATCGGCAGTGATCATAATGGATTTGAATTTAAAGAGGAGATCAAAAGGTTTGTGGAAGAAACAACCGATCACGAACTTGTAGACTATGGTTGTCATGTTTGTGATACGGTCGACTATCCGGATGTTGCTTTTGATGTTTCTGAAGCAATCAGCAAAGGGGATCTGGATAGAGGCATATTGATATGTGGTACTGGGATTGGCGTTTCGATTGCGGCTAATAAATATCCAGGTATTCGTGCTGCACTTGCCCACGATACGTACGGTGCGGAAAGAGCGCAATTAAGCAATAACGCGCAAATCATTACAATGGGAGCGCAAATTATAGGTGCGAACGTCGGCAAGAAAGTAGTGGAAGCTTATTTAAACGCTGAATGGGCAGAAGGATCCAAACGTAAAGTTGATAAGATTATAAAAAAAGAAAAGGAATTT
- the dhaL gene encoding dihydroxyacetone kinase subunit DhaL produces MEFTAEDLKSYFDDVIEMIEEEKDYLCELDRKIGDGDHGVTMSIGWQAAKEMIDGDLKDEDDCGKISMIVGKTFLNAVGSSVGPLYATGLMRGAKTVKKKTVLNDGDLAEYWLAFVKGVQERGQAKAGDKTMMDTLEPFGKAFQVKFEGTNEFIPSFDHALDFAKKGMESTKELVSQKGRSSRLGDRSVGFQDPGATSAYLMLLTFLAYVKSNSAQVS; encoded by the coding sequence ATGGAATTCACAGCCGAAGACCTTAAAAGTTATTTTGATGATGTTATTGAGATGATTGAAGAGGAGAAGGATTATCTTTGCGAGCTGGATCGTAAAATTGGCGATGGTGATCATGGTGTTACGATGTCGATTGGATGGCAGGCTGCAAAAGAAATGATTGATGGAGATCTTAAAGATGAGGATGATTGTGGCAAGATCAGTATGATCGTCGGAAAGACTTTTTTAAATGCAGTTGGTTCTTCGGTAGGACCGTTATATGCAACCGGATTAATGAGGGGAGCCAAAACAGTTAAAAAGAAAACGGTTCTGAATGATGGTGATTTGGCTGAATATTGGCTTGCCTTCGTAAAAGGTGTTCAGGAACGGGGGCAGGCAAAAGCAGGAGATAAGACAATGATGGACACCCTTGAGCCGTTTGGGAAAGCATTCCAGGTAAAGTTTGAAGGCACCAATGAATTCATTCCATCTTTTGATCATGCGTTAGATTTTGCCAAGAAAGGGATGGAATCAACAAAAGAACTCGTTTCCCAAAAGGGGCGCTCCAGCAGATTAGGTGACCGGTCAGTTGGTTTTCAGGATCCGGGAGCGACTTCCGCGTACCTCATGTTATTGACTTTTTTAGCGTATGTGAAAAGTAATTCAGCACAAGTCAGTTAA
- a CDS encoding dihydroxyacetone kinase subunit DhaK, producing the protein MKKLLNDPKNVVEEMVEGYVNAHQDYIRQLPENNRSLVTVRETRKDKVGILVGGGSGHEPAFMGYVGEGMADGVAVGNIFASPSPQPILEVTKAIDKGAGVVYLYGNYAGDVMNFGMAAEMADMEEDIEVGAALATDDVASAPAGEKKKRRGIAGEFFVYKAAGAAADFGYNLDDVVRIANKANENTRSMGVGLTPCYLPQTNEPSFLIDEDEMEIGLGHHGEPGIEKGKLETADRVADRLVGDILDDIDLTKGDEVAVLVNGLGSTPKMDLYIIYRRVNQILKERGIKIYRSYVGNYITSLEMGGCSITLMKLDDELTKTVDHAVDCPMFVQK; encoded by the coding sequence ATGAAGAAATTACTGAATGATCCGAAAAACGTGGTAGAAGAAATGGTGGAAGGTTATGTAAATGCACATCAGGATTACATAAGGCAATTGCCTGAAAATAACCGATCCTTAGTTACAGTGCGCGAGACTAGAAAGGATAAAGTTGGCATCCTTGTTGGTGGAGGTTCCGGGCATGAACCTGCTTTTATGGGATATGTCGGTGAAGGTATGGCAGATGGTGTTGCGGTTGGGAATATATTTGCTTCACCTTCACCACAGCCAATTTTAGAAGTTACCAAAGCAATTGATAAGGGTGCCGGGGTTGTATATTTGTATGGAAATTACGCAGGGGATGTCATGAACTTCGGAATGGCCGCGGAAATGGCAGATATGGAAGAAGACATCGAAGTAGGAGCGGCATTGGCAACAGACGATGTAGCCTCCGCGCCTGCTGGCGAAAAGAAAAAACGCCGCGGAATAGCGGGGGAATTCTTTGTTTATAAAGCGGCTGGTGCTGCAGCCGATTTCGGATACAATTTGGATGATGTTGTGCGAATTGCTAACAAGGCAAATGAAAATACACGTTCGATGGGGGTTGGGCTCACCCCTTGTTATCTTCCGCAAACAAATGAACCAAGTTTTCTAATCGATGAAGACGAAATGGAAATCGGCCTTGGTCACCATGGGGAGCCTGGAATCGAAAAGGGAAAGCTCGAAACGGCTGATCGTGTGGCAGACAGATTAGTAGGCGATATATTAGATGATATTGACCTCACAAAGGGAGATGAGGTGGCAGTCCTTGTTAATGGATTGGGATCCACCCCTAAAATGGATTTATATATTATTTATCGCAGAGTCAATCAAATTTTAAAGGAACGCGGAATCAAAATTTACCGTTCGTATGTGGGAAATTATATTACTTCTTTGGAAATGGGTGGATGTTCCATTACGTTAATGAAACTGGACGATGAGTTGACGAAGACAGTTGATCACGCCGTTGATTGCCCGATGTTTGTTCAAAAATAA
- a CDS encoding MFS transporter, with the protein MKDLTQKNSSFLDRIGIPSHLAWGYFGVLIFMMGDGLELAWISPYLVDQGLTVQQAAFLTTCYGVTIALSAWLSGMLVEAIGPRKTMLSGLILYLIGHSLFVGLAIPTLNYGLMIPTYAIRGFGYPLFAYAFLVWITYRTPQHQLGKAVGWFWFVFTGGLSVLGAYYSSFSINFFGHIPTLWTAVLWVLIGAFFALVVNRDKFELTEEKSDNSPKFKELINGVTIVKREPKVGIAGIVRVINQAAQYAFPLFLPIYLADQGISTTVWLNIWGTIFIANIAFNLIFGYIGDSLGWRNTVKWFGAFGCGVFTLLLFYLPQIFTGNVFVVGAIGFLWGACLAGFVPLSALTPSMVGDGDKGAAMSILNLGAGLCVFVGPALVTLFYDLVDTQGMMWILGGLYFIAAIMSGFLKLPEESKKEKSAEDGAHSVV; encoded by the coding sequence ATGAAGGATTTAACGCAGAAGAATTCGTCATTTTTAGATAGAATTGGTATTCCTTCCCATTTGGCATGGGGATACTTTGGTGTCTTGATTTTTATGATGGGGGATGGGTTAGAGCTTGCGTGGATAAGCCCATACCTGGTCGATCAGGGATTGACAGTTCAGCAGGCGGCTTTTTTAACAACGTGCTATGGCGTAACCATCGCTCTTTCGGCCTGGTTATCCGGTATGTTGGTTGAAGCAATTGGACCGAGGAAAACAATGTTGTCAGGGTTGATTTTATACCTTATCGGTCATTCACTTTTTGTGGGGTTGGCTATTCCGACGCTAAATTACGGGTTAATGATTCCGACGTACGCCATCAGAGGTTTCGGCTATCCGTTGTTTGCTTATGCTTTTCTAGTGTGGATTACGTATCGTACACCACAGCATCAACTTGGTAAAGCTGTTGGATGGTTCTGGTTTGTTTTTACTGGAGGTTTAAGTGTTTTAGGTGCTTATTATTCAAGTTTCTCGATTAATTTCTTCGGACATATTCCGACGCTTTGGACAGCGGTTTTGTGGGTATTGATTGGAGCATTCTTTGCATTGGTAGTGAATCGGGATAAGTTCGAATTAACCGAAGAAAAATCAGATAATTCACCCAAGTTTAAAGAGTTGATAAATGGAGTTACAATCGTGAAAAGAGAGCCAAAGGTTGGTATTGCCGGGATTGTACGTGTTATCAACCAGGCAGCACAATATGCTTTTCCGTTATTCCTTCCCATTTATCTGGCTGATCAAGGGATAAGTACGACAGTGTGGCTTAATATTTGGGGGACCATATTTATTGCCAATATTGCCTTTAATCTAATCTTCGGATATATCGGGGATTCTTTAGGCTGGAGGAATACCGTGAAGTGGTTTGGAGCATTTGGCTGTGGTGTTTTTACCCTGCTTCTGTTCTATTTGCCGCAAATATTTACCGGAAATGTGTTCGTGGTCGGCGCTATCGGGTTTCTATGGGGAGCCTGTTTAGCAGGGTTTGTACCGCTGTCAGCCCTCACGCCTTCAATGGTTGGTGATGGTGATAAAGGGGCAGCCATGTCGATATTGAACCTGGGAGCCGGTCTTTGTGTGTTCGTTGGTCCTGCTTTGGTAACATTGTTCTATGATTTGGTTGATACACAAGGAATGATGTGGATCCTTGGTGGTCTTTACTTTATCGCTGCAATTATGTCGGGCTTCTTGAAATTGCCGGAAGAAAGCAAAAAAGAAAAATCAGCTGAAGATGGAGCGCATTCTGTGGTATAA
- a CDS encoding MDR/zinc-dependent alcohol dehydrogenase-like family protein, with the protein MAETLDKQHDDLKAVPETMKAVVAYGPKDYRYEEVKTPKLENDKEILVKVEACGICAGDIKAYDGAPSFWGDEQQPAYIKAPMIPGHEFIARIVQKGDAVTDFEIGDRVISEQIVPCWDCRFCNRGQYWMCEKHDLYGFQNNVNGGMAEYMKFTKEAINYKVPEDMPIEKAILIEPYACSLHAVQRAQVQIGDVVVLSGAGTLGLGMLGAIKKSGASKVVVLDLKEDRLALAKQFGADLVLNPRKVDVVQEIKDMTEGYGCDTYIEATGHPKSVEQGLHAIRKLGRFVEFSVFGEPVTVDWSIISDRKELDLLGSHLGPYCYPLVIEGISNGDLPTENIVTHTLDLQDFEEGFDLMKKGEDSIKIVLKP; encoded by the coding sequence ATGGCTGAAACACTTGATAAGCAGCATGATGATCTGAAAGCAGTTCCGGAAACGATGAAGGCGGTAGTAGCATATGGTCCGAAAGATTACAGATATGAAGAAGTGAAGACACCTAAGCTGGAGAATGATAAAGAGATACTCGTTAAAGTTGAAGCATGTGGAATTTGTGCCGGAGATATTAAGGCTTATGACGGGGCACCGAGTTTTTGGGGAGATGAACAGCAGCCCGCCTACATAAAGGCGCCGATGATTCCCGGACATGAATTTATCGCACGTATTGTACAAAAAGGAGACGCTGTAACAGATTTTGAAATTGGCGATCGGGTAATATCTGAGCAGATTGTTCCGTGCTGGGATTGCCGATTCTGTAATAGGGGTCAATATTGGATGTGTGAAAAACACGATTTGTACGGCTTTCAAAACAATGTAAACGGCGGCATGGCTGAATATATGAAGTTTACAAAGGAAGCGATTAATTATAAAGTTCCCGAAGATATGCCAATTGAAAAGGCTATCCTGATCGAACCTTATGCCTGCAGTTTACACGCGGTGCAACGTGCCCAAGTGCAAATCGGTGATGTGGTTGTTTTATCTGGTGCAGGGACGCTTGGCCTTGGAATGCTTGGAGCAATTAAAAAATCCGGTGCCTCTAAAGTAGTTGTCCTTGATTTGAAAGAAGACCGGCTTGCACTGGCAAAGCAATTCGGAGCAGACCTTGTCCTAAATCCACGCAAAGTGGACGTTGTTCAGGAAATTAAAGACATGACGGAAGGATACGGCTGCGACACGTATATTGAAGCTACTGGCCATCCGAAATCTGTGGAGCAAGGACTTCATGCGATCAGAAAGTTGGGTCGTTTCGTTGAGTTTAGTGTATTTGGGGAACCAGTCACAGTGGATTGGAGCATTATTAGTGATCGGAAAGAATTGGATTTATTAGGTTCTCATTTGGGCCCATATTGCTATCCGCTTGTCATTGAAGGTATTTCCAATGGTGATTTGCCAACAGAAAATATTGTTACGCACACACTGGATTTGCAGGACTTTGAAGAAGGCTTTGATCTAATGAAGAAAGGCGAAGATTCAATAAAAATTGTTTTAAAACCATAA
- a CDS encoding DeoR/GlpR family DNA-binding transcription regulator — protein sequence MKMFVSERRNKIMNILYEKKRFTVKELALHIGVSEATLRTDLNKMEEEGLLIRTHGGAILNDESENETSFSAREKKNKQEKIQIAKKAFSFIEEKQCILLDASSTALELARYIKNQPIRLTVVTSGVLTALELKENPDLTVILLGGVVTNRSTSIEGTLGLSILDHVNVDILFTSGNGFSVESGLTDFNLYEVSLKKELVKKASKTIAIVDSSKIGKSSSAVFATPEDISALITDNPVDSDISTRLKQKNIELITPALSGT from the coding sequence ATGAAAATGTTTGTGAGTGAAAGACGAAACAAAATTATGAATATCCTATATGAGAAGAAACGATTTACAGTGAAAGAATTAGCGTTGCATATCGGGGTATCAGAAGCAACTCTCAGAACAGATTTAAATAAAATGGAAGAAGAAGGCCTGCTGATCAGAACGCATGGCGGGGCTATTCTTAACGATGAATCAGAAAACGAGACCAGTTTTTCTGCCAGGGAAAAGAAAAATAAGCAGGAAAAAATACAAATAGCAAAAAAAGCATTTTCGTTTATTGAAGAAAAGCAGTGTATTTTATTGGATGCCAGCTCTACAGCATTGGAATTGGCCCGTTATATAAAAAACCAGCCAATCCGATTAACGGTTGTTACCAGCGGGGTACTCACAGCACTCGAACTAAAAGAAAACCCGGACCTTACTGTAATTCTGCTCGGCGGTGTCGTGACAAACCGTTCCACATCTATTGAAGGAACACTTGGCTTAAGTATATTGGATCATGTAAATGTAGACATCCTGTTTACATCCGGTAATGGCTTCTCAGTAGAAAGCGGATTAACCGATTTTAATCTTTATGAAGTGTCATTAAAAAAAGAGCTGGTTAAAAAAGCAAGCAAAACCATAGCAATTGTTGATAGTTCAAAAATTGGAAAATCATCCAGCGCTGTATTCGCCACACCCGAGGACATAAGCGCACTAATCACAGATAACCCTGTCGATTCGGATATCTCGACCCGATTGAAACAAAAAAACATTGAATTAATAACCCCGGCCTTGAGTGGGACATAG
- a CDS encoding xylulokinase: MTGYAAVFDIGTTAIKGALVKKDASFYSEQTVQHETHYESDGIVEQNPNDWWDGVKYIAQYWWMEVGIEPDQVVMISFTGQMEDVIPVSRENTANRAILYSDTRAGEEAEWLLEQFPEIVQLTGNPISAATPLAKLVQMKKSKRYKYDDTTCFLFSSKDYIVYRLTGILATDPTTGATTGMMNVGARKWETDVFSLTGIDVGKLPNLLDAANIAGYVHEQAALETGFSSDTPVLCGCGDAVASAIGAGAVTSGESYCYIGTTGWIAGIQDGLKPESAADGHFKLAHLLHEAIISVAPLLNAGNVYQWGANTFAEGEEDDKFNAFEALISQAEPGSNGVLFLPYLQGERNPVNDPQAKGSFWGISLETKKCDLARAIIEGICFSLRQVMEVLNLESDDVLTAVGGGTKSASWCQILADILERPVRISSENEYMSAIGAVSPAFLQLGWASDYRDFAERFIEIPGSRIFEPNQDTFAMYREMYGRYLKM; encoded by the coding sequence ATGACAGGATATGCAGCTGTTTTTGATATTGGCACGACTGCTATTAAAGGAGCTCTGGTCAAAAAAGACGCATCATTTTACAGCGAACAAACTGTGCAGCATGAGACACACTATGAATCTGACGGAATAGTGGAGCAGAATCCAAATGACTGGTGGGATGGTGTTAAATATATTGCACAGTATTGGTGGATGGAAGTGGGAATAGAACCTGACCAAGTTGTCATGATCTCTTTTACCGGGCAAATGGAAGATGTTATTCCGGTTTCGCGGGAAAATACAGCAAACCGCGCAATACTGTATTCCGACACGAGAGCTGGGGAGGAAGCGGAATGGCTGCTTGAACAATTTCCTGAAATTGTTCAGTTGACAGGGAATCCGATTAGTGCGGCGACACCTCTGGCAAAACTGGTTCAAATGAAGAAAAGTAAGCGGTACAAATATGATGATACAACGTGTTTTTTGTTTAGTTCAAAGGATTATATTGTTTACCGGCTGACAGGGATTTTAGCAACTGATCCAACGACCGGAGCAACTACAGGTATGATGAATGTCGGGGCAAGGAAATGGGAGACGGATGTTTTTTCATTAACAGGTATCGATGTTGGAAAATTGCCAAATCTCCTTGATGCTGCAAATATTGCCGGATATGTCCATGAACAGGCAGCATTGGAAACCGGCTTTTCCTCAGATACGCCTGTTTTATGTGGATGTGGGGATGCAGTTGCTTCCGCTATCGGGGCAGGTGCTGTAACATCCGGCGAAAGCTACTGCTATATCGGAACCACCGGATGGATTGCAGGGATACAAGATGGTTTGAAGCCGGAATCCGCGGCCGATGGACACTTCAAATTAGCGCATTTACTCCATGAGGCGATCATTTCTGTTGCGCCCCTTCTTAATGCGGGGAATGTTTATCAATGGGGTGCCAATACGTTTGCAGAAGGGGAAGAAGATGATAAGTTCAATGCGTTTGAGGCATTGATCAGTCAGGCTGAACCAGGAAGTAATGGGGTGTTATTTTTGCCTTATTTGCAGGGAGAGCGAAATCCTGTTAATGATCCACAAGCGAAGGGATCCTTTTGGGGAATAAGCCTCGAAACCAAAAAATGTGATTTGGCCCGGGCAATTATTGAGGGGATCTGTTTTTCGTTAAGGCAGGTGATGGAAGTATTAAATCTGGAGTCGGATGACGTATTGACTGCCGTTGGAGGAGGTACAAAAAGCGCTTCCTGGTGTCAGATACTAGCTGATATTTTGGAAAGGCCAGTCCGCATATCGTCGGAAAATGAGTATATGTCAGCAATAGGGGCGGTATCACCCGCGTTTCTTCAGCTTGGGTGGGCAAGTGATTACAGGGATTTTGCAGAGAGGTTTATTGAAATACCTGGTTCGAGAATCTTTGAGCCGAATCAGGATACCTTTGCTATGTATAGAGAAATGTATGGACGGTATTTGAAGATGTAA